CTTACATACCCATCCTTGTAATGCAGCTCCTATGCGATCACAAAAATCAAACCAATTTTCGCCTTTAGGTGGTGTATAAGTTCCAGCTCGCCAATTTTTATATTTATCTGCATGGTGTCTTATCAGTTCTGGTTTTCTTTGTCCTGTCCATTCACCCATATTTAGTTCTCGCAACAATGGCTCTTTTATTGCTTCTGGATGACCAACAATTTCTGCTGTTTGTACTGTTCTACCTAAATCTGACGTGATAATCCGAGCTGGCGATAATAATTTAATACTCTCTTTTATCGCCATTGCTTGATTAATTCCTTTTGGTGATAAACATGAATTAGCATGTCCTTGTAAGCGCGATTCCATATTCCATAAGGTTTCACCGTGTCTTAATAAAATTAGTCTCATTATTATTCCTTAATTTAATGGTTTATAGGCCATACCCAAGAATTTGGAACCAAGTAAATATCGCGATAGAAATTACTGATGCCCCAACAAAACAAGTAATTAATCCATATTTCATTTGCTCTAACACACTAAAGTAGCCACTTGAGAAATAGATAGTATTTACTTTCGAATGAGGAGGTAATGTAATGGTATAAGTCAGTGTAAAGGAAGCAGCTAATGCCAATGTAACCGGGTCCATACCCAATGTTTTAGCAAGTGCAATAATGGCTGGAATTAATATGGTTGTTTTTACTGTTTTACTCGTAAAAATTAAATGGCTATACATGCAGATAAAAACAACCACAATATAGACCATTGTAGTGCTCATATTTTCTAACCCGAGCCCATAAACCATTTTACCAATTAGCCATTGCGCACCTTCTGTAGATTCTAAGGTGTTACCAGCCGCATAAGCACCTGCTGCAAATATCATTAGATCCCATTTGATATTGGCTTCATTCCACGTTAATAAACCAATACGTGGCATCAAACAGAGAATGGCAGCAATGACAGCTGTCATATAGACGCTAATTTTAAAACCAAACATATCTTGGTGATAACTTTCTGTTGCCCATAAAAAGACCGCCATTAAAAAGATATACATGGCTTTTTTCTCATTCTTGGTTAATAAACCAAGTTGTGAGCGTTCTTTTTTTAATTTCTCTAAAGAACCTTCGAAATCGACCTCTCCTTTAAAAGAGAAAAGTTTTAATCCAATAAAAAAGGAGATAGTCATTCCCACAATTGCCAATGGGAAAGAAGCAATTAGCCAATCCATATAACCAATAGAGCCACCGGCTTGTGAGT
This portion of the Proteus vulgaris genome encodes:
- a CDS encoding histidine phosphatase family protein; this translates as MRLILLRHGETLWNMESRLQGHANSCLSPKGINQAMAIKESIKLLSPARIITSDLGRTVQTAEIVGHPEAIKEPLLRELNMGEWTGQRKPELIRHHADKYKNWRAGTYTPPKGENWFDFCDRIGAALQGWVCKEDSDLLAVVHSGVIRAACKVFLNLSPEFLLPATPGTITILNFDLNSDKAPKLEAYNIGSYMPDKNVAD
- a CDS encoding SLC13 family permease, with product MEKTAKRDDIAKPAPSSPEQNGKKITLKTIGIPLALLVLLTLFFMPTPDGLSIEGQKAIAIFCAALILWVCGSLPIYLTSMLVIVLLPLTGTVAKEKVVFGTLGYDVIWLMVSAFVLTSAMIKSNIARRFALWMITNFGQTPKKALFVLILINFCLVFFVPSTTARATLMVPICMILLEIHKAIPGKSNYGKLMMLQGVQADALATSGVMTGTAANIIAVGFINSQAGGSIGYMDWLIASFPLAIVGMTISFFIGLKLFSFKGEVDFEGSLEKLKKERSQLGLLTKNEKKAMYIFLMAVFLWATESYHQDMFGFKISVYMTAVIAAILCLMPRIGLLTWNEANIKWDLMIFAAGAYAAGNTLESTEGAQWLIGKMVYGLGLENMSTTMVYIVVVFICMYSHLIFTSKTVKTTILIPAIIALAKTLGMDPVTLALAASFTLTYTITLPPHSKVNTIYFSSGYFSVLEQMKYGLITCFVGASVISIAIFTWFQILGYGL